GTCACCGACAACCGGTGTCGTCTTCACCGCGGATCGGGTCCGGGCCCGCCACCGCACCGCACCGGTTTCGAGGTCGAGGCATTCGACGGTGCCGGCGGGGCGGTCCTCGATCTGGGTACCGACGTAGACCGCGCCGTCGTGTACCGCGGCGCCGTGCCGATGCCCGGCACCGGTCGCGTGCGCGGACCACAGGATCGACTTGTCGGTGGAGGTCACGGTCGCAGCCGAGAACGTCGATGTACGCACGTCCGTCAGGGCCTCGGGTGCCTCACCGGGCAAGAAGGTTTCGGTGTGCAAGGTGACAGTCGTGCCGTCCCAGACCACGTGCCGGAATCCCGGCGGACTGTAGTCGAGGTTCGCGAAGAACGTGGCCGGACTGTTGACGTGCAGCGTGCCGTCGACGTCGATGACACGGCTGGTGTGCCAGTGCCCGGACAGCGCCGCGATCGGCCGCCACGGGAGTTCGTCGAGAATGGAGGCGTTCGGCTGATCGTGGAAAAGCAGCAGGTACGGGGCACCGAACTCCAGTTGAGCGAGATCCGCCTTGACCCAGGCATTCTGGATCTCGTGGTCGATGCCGGCTTCGTGGCTGTGCCAGTCCAAGCCGACGATATGCAGGCCTGCGACGTCGAGGCTGAACCACCGCGGGCCCAGGTAGCGCTCGTACAGGGTCGGGTCCGAGGAATTGGTGAGGTAGTTGTTGCGGCTGATCGTGAAGCCGCGTTCACCGTTCATGTGGTCGTGGTTGCCCGGGATCAACTCGACCGGCACCGGGCTGGACCGCAGGGCCTCGATGTATGCCTCGTATTCCTCCGGCAACCCGTTGTCGACGAGGTCTCCGGTGACGAGGATGCGTCGCGCAGCGGGCGCGAGTGTCGGTAGGCGGTCGAGGAATCCCACGACCTGTTCGGGCAGGCTCCCCTCCGCGTACAAGCGGTGGGTGTAGTAACCGGCGTCGATGACATCCCGGGTCGTCATGTGGGTGTCGGTGAGGTGGAGGAACTCGTACGGCAGGGGTTGGTCTTCGGGGACGAGAACGAAACGGAGTTCGGTGTCGTCGGTGTCGGGAACACGGTGCCACCAGGGAGCGGCGGTGTAGCCGGTGGGCCGGGTGAGGACGACGAACCCTCCCCACTCCGCTTGGCGGGCGAGGGTGAAACGGCCGTCGTCATCAGTCTTGGTGACGACGCCACCAGTGGCGACGGCCACCCCCGCGGCGGGGGTGCCGTCGTCGTACAACACGATGCCGTGCATTGTGAACTCCTTTGTGGCGCTGACACGCCGAGACTGTGGGGTGCGGTTCAGGCGGACTGGTCAGATGCGGTGCTCGATGAGCACGTCTTCGGCGAGAGCGAGGGCAGTTCCGCTGGTTTCGGCGCGACGGGAAAGGTTGACGTACAGAGCGTCGAGTACGGCGAGATGCACGATGCGACTGGACATCGCTTCGACGCGATAGCTGGTCTCGACGCTGCCCGCGACGATGCTCACGGCCACCTCTTCGGTCAACGGTGAGGAGGAGAAGCTCGTGAGGGCGACGGTGACGGCCCCGGATGCCTTGGCGGCTCGGGTCGTCGCGAGGGTTTCGACGGTGGATCCGGTGTGGCTGATCGCGAAGAAAACGTCGTCGGGGCCGAGCATGCGTGCGGTGACATGCTGGCTGTGCACGTCAGGGGTGAAGGAAGCGTCGAGGCCGAGAGAGACGAACCGGTACGCGGTGTCGAGTGCGAGCGGCGCGGAGGTACCGACGGCCCCGAACACGATGCGACGGGCGCCGAGCAGGTGGTCGACGGCCGTCTCGATGGCATGAACGTCGAGGGCTTTCGAAGCATTGTCGACAGCTCGGGCAGTACTGTCCATGACCTTGTGGGCGATGTCGCCGGCGGTGTCGTCGGGTGTGATGTCGCCGAGTACGCGGCGATCGTCGGGGATCGATTCGCTCGCGAGGGTGATCTTGAGTTCCTGGTAGCCCCGAAGGCCTAGCGTCGTGCACAGCCGCACGACTGTGGCGGGCGAGCTGCCAGCGGCGGCCGCGAGTTCGGTCACCGAACGGTGGATCACTGCGGCGGGCTCACTCAGAATCGCCTCGGCCACACGACGTTCTGCCGGTGTGAATGAGACCGATGCCGCCCGGATGCGTTCGACGATGCCTGCTCCGCCCGTCGATGTGGTCGACACCTTTTCTACGGGAATCGTGTTGGTCACAAGCGGACAGCAAACCCGGGATGGTTGAACGAATTTCGTTCCCGAGATGAACCAGATGTGAAATTTCATACCGGCCTTAGTCGTGGAACTCATTTTCACGAGACGGTGCCTCCGCTCGCGACGTCGACCACCGTGCAACGCGATTCACTACACCTCCGATCTGTGGTGTCTCGTGATCGCCCGCGTGTCTGCGGTTGCCCCGCCGTAAAGATCGCATCAATACGCTCGGTTGGCGGCGTCAGCAGAGTGTCAGGACGACGTCCGTGCGCTCGAAACGGGTGCACTCTCCAGTAGGCGCCGGATGCGGCGTCTCCACGTCGCGCCGTCGTCCGGTGCGCCTACTGAGGAAGTCGAAGAGGAACGTCATGGCTGATTTGGCCTACGTCGGGTTGATCATCGGAGTGTTCACCGTCTGTGCGCTGGTGTTGCGTGGTCTGCAGGCGAGGAGCCTCCGGTGACCGTAGCCGGGACGGTCAGTGTCGCCGTCGTCGTGATCGCCGCTGCCCTGGTGATCTACCTGCTCATCGCGCTCCTGAACCCCGAGCGGTTCTAGTCCTCGAGAGGTCCCTCGCACATGAATCCCGCTCTCGCAGCGGGACTGCAGATAGCACTGGTCATTGCCGTGCTAGCGATTCTGTACGTCCCCGTCGGTGACTACATGGCCAAGGTCTACACCACCGACACCGATCTCCGATCCGGCGATTTGCGCATCGAATCCACGCTCTACCGGCTGTGCAGGGTCAACCCCCGCGCCGAACAGACCTGGTACGGATACGCCGGGAGCCTGCTCGGCTTCTCGGCCGCCAGCGTGCTGTTCCTCTACTTTCTGCAACGCGTCCAGGGAGTGCTGCCGCTCAGCGGCGGCCACGAAGGCGTGAGCCCCGCCGTCGCGTTCAACACCGCCGTGTCGTTCGTCACCAATACCAACTGGCAGTCGTACGTCCCCGAGACGACGATGAGTAACTTCACGCAGGCCGCCGGCCTGGCGGTCCAGAACTTCGTATCCGCCGCGGTCGGCATGGCTGTCGCGGCCGCCCTGATCCGCGGATTCATCCGTGTCTCGCGGGGCGGCGAGATCGGCAACTTCTGGGTCGATCTCACCCGCGGTTGCCTGCGCATCCTGCTGCCGATCTCGTTCGTCATCGCGCTGATCCTGCTGAGCCAGGGCGTCATCCAGTCGTTCCACACCGGCTTCGCCTCGACCGGACTCGACGGCAACAGCGTCAGCAACGCGCTCGCGCCGGTCGCGTCGCAGGAGGCCATCAAGGAACTCGGCACCAACGGTGGCGGCATCCTCGCGGCCAACTCCGCCCATCCGTTCGAGAATCCGACGCCGCTCACCAACGTCGTCGAGATCCTCGCCATCCTGCTCATCCCCGTCAGCCTGACGCGCACGTTCGGCACGATGGTCGGCGACCGCCGGCAGGGCCTGACCCTGCTCGCCGTGATGTCGACGCTGTACTTCGGTCTGCTCGCGGTGACCCTGACCGCGGAATCCGGAGCGCGGGGCGTCGCTGCCACCGCGGCCGGATCGATGATGGAGGGCAAGGAGGTCCGATTCGGGATCCCCGGTTCGGCCCTGTTCGCCGTCACCACCACCGGCACCAGCACCGGTGCCGTCAACTCGGCCCACGACAGCATTTCCCCGCTCGGCGGTGGCGCGGTGCTGCTCAACATGCTGCTCGGCGAGATCGCACCGGGCGGCGTGGGAACCGGTCTGTACGGAATCCTGGTGCTCGCGCTGATCGCGGTGTTCGTCGGCGGTCTGCTCGTCGGCCGCACGCCCGAGTACCTCGGCAAGAAGCTGGGACAGCGCGAGATCACGCTCGCCGCACTGTCGGTGCTCGTGATGCCGGCGCTCGTGCTGATCGGCACCGGCATCACGGTGATCCTCGGGTCCACCGTCGGATACCTCGGCAACAGCGGCGATCCCGGCACCCCGCAGTCCATCCACGGCTTCTCCGAGGTGCTCTACGCGTTCACCTCGGCGTCGAACAACAACGGCAGCGCGTTCGGCGGCATCACCGTGACCAGCGACTGGTTCCAGTCGGCGCTCGGTGTGTGCATGGCGCTGGGACGATTCCTGCCGATCCTGTTCGTGCTCGCGCTCGCCGGATCGCTGTCCGCGCAGCGCCGGACCCCGGCCGGTGCGGGCACCCTGCCCACCTCCGGCGCGATGTTCACCGGCCTGCTCACCGGCACCGTGGTGCTGGTCGCGGCCCTCACCTTCTTCCCGGCCCTGGCACTCGGGCCCATCTCGGAGGCCCTGCAATGAGTCTGCGGACGGAATCAACAGTGAACCCGACCGACACCCTTCCGGATCTACCCGTCGAGGAGTCCGCGCACGGTCACTCGCACGTGCAGGCGGGCATCTTCAGCCCGCGACAGCTGATCACGTCGTTGCCGGGTGCCGTGCGCAAGCTCGACCCGCGCCATCAGGCGCGCAACCCGGTGATGTTCGTCGTGCTGGTCGGCTCGATCGTCACGACCGTCATGGCCGTCGCGCAGCCCACGGTGTTCTCGTGGCTGATCGCCGCGTGGCTCTGGTTCACCGTGCTCTTCGCGAACCTCGCCGAGTCGGTCGCCGAGGGACGCGGCAAGGCACAGGCCGCGAGCCTGCGGAAAGTGAAGCAGGACACCGTCGCCCGCCGCCTGACCGCGTCCGGCGCGATCGAGGAGGTGTCGGCCACCCAGCTCGCGATCGGCAACACCGTGGTGGTCGAGGCAGGAGAGGTGATCCCCGGTGACGGCGACGTCATCGAAGGCATCGCGACCGTCGACGAGTCGGCGATCACCGGCGAATCCGCCCCCGTCGTACGCGAATCCGGCGGCGACCGCTGTGCGGTGACCGGTGGCACGACCGTGCTGTCGGACCGGATCGTCGTGCAGATCACGTGCGCTCCGGGGCAGTCGTTCGTCGACCGGATGATCGCACTCGTCGAGGGGGCGTCGCGCAAGAAGACGCCCAACGAGATCGCGCTCAACATCCTGCTCGCGTCGCTCACGATCATCTTCCTGCTTGCCGTCGTGGCGATCGGCCCCATGGGGCAGTACGCGGGTCAGGAGCAGGATCCGATCAAGCTCATCGCGCTGCTGGTGTGCCTGATCCCCACCACGATCGGTGCGCTGTTGTCCGCCATCGGTATTGCGGGCATGGACCGGTTGGTGCAGCGCAACGTCCTGGCGATGTCGGGCCGCGCGGTCGAGGCGGCCGGCGACATCGACACGCTGCTGATGGACAAGACCGGCACCATCACCTTCGGCAACCGTCGCGCGACGGCGTTGTACCCGGCCCCGGGCCATTCGGAGGATGAACTGGCCGCCGCCGCACGGCTGTCCAGCCTCGCCGACGGGACCCCCGAGGGAC
This genomic stretch from Prescottella soli harbors:
- a CDS encoding PQQ-binding-like beta-propeller repeat protein, producing the protein MHGIVLYDDGTPAAGVAVATGGVVTKTDDDGRFTLARQAEWGGFVVLTRPTGYTAAPWWHRVPDTDDTELRFVLVPEDQPLPYEFLHLTDTHMTTRDVIDAGYYTHRLYAEGSLPEQVVGFLDRLPTLAPAARRILVTGDLVDNGLPEEYEAYIEALRSSPVPVELIPGNHDHMNGERGFTISRNNYLTNSSDPTLYERYLGPRWFSLDVAGLHIVGLDWHSHEAGIDHEIQNAWVKADLAQLEFGAPYLLLFHDQPNASILDELPWRPIAALSGHWHTSRVIDVDGTLHVNSPATFFANLDYSPPGFRHVVWDGTTVTLHTETFLPGEAPEALTDVRTSTFSAATVTSTDKSILWSAHATGAGHRHGAAVHDGAVYVGTQIEDRPAGTVECLDLETGAVRWRARTRSAVKTTPVVGDGLVIAAEVSGDVVALDTSTGEECWRAASSDPLRRFAWGAPTLVDGTVYLGDPSDLRAIDARTGQYIWHRTDLSPHHNLVNHAAPLVVDDLLVMGFWPTPTDPIGLDARTGESRWNRSDLDSDDPFTSLKRLLIIGTGAHDAARDVVVMPAHGHTTALDRGTGATLWTASHPGNYAPTTPVITGHGYVVTVPGLGLRMLDPDTGETIWEAAIDGDAPFPMSSYTKRPHPVIAPPLLRDQHLLLPGLDGTIRRIDLDGTELGRTQYASPFAAALTDAGDRVLAVGTDGTVLALDPATIGGAG
- a CDS encoding MurR/RpiR family transcriptional regulator; its protein translation is MSSTTKAGMKFHIWFISGTKFVQPSRVCCPLVTNTIPVEKVSTTSTGGAGIVERIRAASVSFTPAERRVAEAILSEPAAVIHRSVTELAAAAGSSPATVVRLCTTLGLRGYQELKITLASESIPDDRRVLGDITPDDTAGDIAHKVMDSTARAVDNASKALDVHAIETAVDHLLGARRIVFGAVGTSAPLALDTAYRFVSLGLDASFTPDVHSQHVTARMLGPDDVFFAISHTGSTVETLATTRAAKASGAVTVALTSFSSSPLTEEVAVSIVAGSVETSYRVEAMSSRIVHLAVLDALYVNLSRRAETSGTALALAEDVLIEHRI
- the kdpF gene encoding K(+)-transporting ATPase subunit F, which produces MTVAGTVSVAVVVIAAALVIYLLIALLNPERF
- the kdpA gene encoding potassium-transporting ATPase subunit KdpA, with protein sequence MNPALAAGLQIALVIAVLAILYVPVGDYMAKVYTTDTDLRSGDLRIESTLYRLCRVNPRAEQTWYGYAGSLLGFSAASVLFLYFLQRVQGVLPLSGGHEGVSPAVAFNTAVSFVTNTNWQSYVPETTMSNFTQAAGLAVQNFVSAAVGMAVAAALIRGFIRVSRGGEIGNFWVDLTRGCLRILLPISFVIALILLSQGVIQSFHTGFASTGLDGNSVSNALAPVASQEAIKELGTNGGGILAANSAHPFENPTPLTNVVEILAILLIPVSLTRTFGTMVGDRRQGLTLLAVMSTLYFGLLAVTLTAESGARGVAATAAGSMMEGKEVRFGIPGSALFAVTTTGTSTGAVNSAHDSISPLGGGAVLLNMLLGEIAPGGVGTGLYGILVLALIAVFVGGLLVGRTPEYLGKKLGQREITLAALSVLVMPALVLIGTGITVILGSTVGYLGNSGDPGTPQSIHGFSEVLYAFTSASNNNGSAFGGITVTSDWFQSALGVCMALGRFLPILFVLALAGSLSAQRRTPAGAGTLPTSGAMFTGLLTGTVVLVAALTFFPALALGPISEALQ
- the kdpB gene encoding potassium-transporting ATPase subunit KdpB, with protein sequence MSLRTESTVNPTDTLPDLPVEESAHGHSHVQAGIFSPRQLITSLPGAVRKLDPRHQARNPVMFVVLVGSIVTTVMAVAQPTVFSWLIAAWLWFTVLFANLAESVAEGRGKAQAASLRKVKQDTVARRLTASGAIEEVSATQLAIGNTVVVEAGEVIPGDGDVIEGIATVDESAITGESAPVVRESGGDRCAVTGGTTVLSDRIVVQITCAPGQSFVDRMIALVEGASRKKTPNEIALNILLASLTIIFLLAVVAIGPMGQYAGQEQDPIKLIALLVCLIPTTIGALLSAIGIAGMDRLVQRNVLAMSGRAVEAAGDIDTLLMDKTGTITFGNRRATALYPAPGHSEDELAAAARLSSLADGTPEGRSIVELCAERFGLSSDPSDHERDAEFVPFTAQTRMSGLDIATSTGPQQIRKGAGDAVLAWVSGYGAAVDPAVSDSVEKVALAGGTPLVVAVAERGTATVLGVIALTDVVKPGIAERFAELRAMGIRTIMVTGDNPLTARAIAEEAGVDDFMAEATPEDKLERIRAEQEGGRLVAMTGDGTNDAPALAQADVGVAMNTGTSAAKEAGNMVDLDSDPTKLIEVVEIGKQLLITRGALTTFSLANDLAKYFAILPALFSAIYPQLGVLNIMHLATPQSAILSAVIFNALVIVGLIPLALRGVRYRPAAASKLLGRNLLIYGVGGVVTPFIGIWLIDLVVRLIPGIG